One Oscillospiraceae bacterium genomic region harbors:
- a CDS encoding O-acetylhomoserine aminocarboxypropyltransferase/cysteine synthase — protein sequence MSERKYHFETLQLHVGQEQADPVTDSRAVPIYQTTSYVFHNAQHAADRFDLKDAGNIYGRLTNTTEDVFEKRIAALEGGVAALAVASGAAAINYTIQALAQNGGHIVAQKTIYGGTSNLLEHTLPAFGVTTTFVDAHNLAEVEGAIQDNTRAIYLETLGNPNSDIPDIDAIAEIAHKHGLPLVIDNTFGTPYLIRPIEHGADIVVHSATKFIGGHGTTLGGIIVDSGKFDWKASGKFPAFSEPNPSYHGVSFVDAAGPAAFVTYVRAIILRDTGACISPFNAWLLLQGTETLSLRLDRHNENTKKVVEFLNHHPKVAHVNHPSLPDHPDHALYEKYFPNGGASIFTFDIKGGQKEAFEFIDHLKIFSLLANVADVKSLVIHPATTTHAQLSPEELEDVGIHENTIRLSIGTEHIDDILADLDQALNAVE from the coding sequence ATGAGCGAGCGTAAATACCATTTTGAGACCCTGCAGCTGCATGTTGGCCAGGAGCAGGCTGACCCCGTCACCGATTCCCGCGCCGTGCCTATTTACCAGACCACTTCCTACGTGTTCCATAACGCCCAGCACGCCGCTGACCGCTTCGACCTGAAGGACGCCGGCAACATTTACGGCCGTCTGACCAACACCACCGAGGATGTGTTCGAGAAGCGCATCGCAGCCCTTGAGGGCGGCGTGGCTGCCCTGGCGGTGGCTTCCGGTGCTGCCGCCATCAACTACACCATCCAGGCCCTGGCCCAGAACGGCGGTCACATCGTCGCCCAGAAGACCATCTACGGCGGTACCTCCAACCTGTTGGAGCACACCCTGCCCGCTTTCGGCGTGACCACCACCTTTGTGGATGCCCACAATCTGGCCGAGGTCGAGGGCGCAATTCAGGACAACACCCGCGCCATCTATCTGGAGACGCTGGGCAACCCCAACTCTGACATTCCCGACATTGACGCCATTGCCGAGATTGCCCACAAGCACGGCCTGCCCCTGGTCATCGACAACACCTTCGGCACCCCGTACCTGATCCGCCCCATTGAGCACGGCGCTGACATTGTTGTTCACTCCGCCACCAAGTTCATCGGCGGCCACGGCACCACCCTGGGCGGCATCATCGTCGATTCCGGCAAGTTCGACTGGAAGGCCAGCGGCAAGTTCCCTGCTTTCTCCGAGCCGAACCCCAGCTATCACGGCGTCAGCTTCGTGGACGCTGCCGGCCCCGCCGCCTTTGTTACCTACGTCCGCGCCATCATCCTGCGTGACACCGGCGCCTGCATCAGTCCGTTCAACGCCTGGCTGCTGCTGCAGGGTACCGAGACCCTGTCTCTGCGTCTGGATCGCCACAACGAGAACACCAAGAAGGTCGTGGAGTTCCTGAACCATCACCCGAAGGTGGCCCACGTCAATCATCCCAGCCTGCCGGACCATCCCGACCACGCCCTGTACGAGAAGTACTTCCCCAACGGCGGTGCGTCCATCTTCACCTTCGACATCAAGGGCGGCCAGAAGGAAGCCTTTGAGTTCATCGACCACCTGAAGATCTTCTCGCTGCTGGCCAATGTCGCTGACGTGAAGAGCCTGGTCATCCACCCGGCCACCACCACCCACGCCCAGCTGTCCCCCGAGGAGCTGGAGGATGTGGGCATCCACGAGAACACCATCCGCCTGTCCATCGGCACCGAGCATATCGACGACATCCTCGCCGATCTGGACCAGGCTTTGAACGCGGTTGAGTAA
- a CDS encoding RNA methyltransferase, with translation MPTIIEITDLSAPELAVYTKLTEAQLRNKLEPEKGIFIAESPKVIGTALDAGCVPLSFLMERPHIEGSAAAVLARCPDTPVYTAPRETLQTLTGYALTRGVLCAMRRPKQHTVEELCQTARRVAVLEGIVDSTNIGAIFRSAAALGMDAVLLSPSCCDPLCRRAVRVSMGTVFQVPWARLGEKNTEWPAAGMDRLHKLGFKTAAMALDDRAVSVEDPVLQAEDKLAIVLGTEGDGLAANTIARCDYTVMIPMQHGVDSLNVAAASAVAFWQLRAK, from the coding sequence ATGCCCACCATCATCGAAATCACCGACCTCTCCGCGCCGGAGCTGGCCGTGTATACCAAACTGACCGAGGCGCAGCTGCGCAACAAGCTGGAACCGGAAAAGGGCATCTTCATCGCCGAAAGCCCCAAGGTCATCGGCACCGCGCTGGACGCGGGCTGTGTGCCGCTTTCCTTTTTAATGGAGCGCCCCCACATCGAAGGTTCGGCCGCCGCCGTGCTGGCCCGCTGCCCCGATACCCCCGTGTACACCGCCCCCCGCGAGACCCTGCAAACGCTGACTGGCTACGCCCTGACCCGGGGGGTGCTGTGCGCCATGCGCCGCCCGAAACAGCATACCGTCGAGGAATTGTGCCAGACCGCCCGCCGCGTGGCTGTGCTGGAAGGCATCGTTGACTCCACCAACATTGGGGCTATCTTCCGCAGTGCCGCTGCACTGGGCATGGACGCCGTGCTTCTCTCGCCCTCCTGCTGCGACCCGCTCTGCCGCCGTGCGGTGCGGGTCAGCATGGGCACGGTATTCCAGGTGCCCTGGGCACGGCTGGGGGAGAAAAACACCGAATGGCCCGCGGCCGGTATGGACCGCCTGCACAAACTGGGCTTTAAGACCGCCGCCATGGCGCTGGACGACCGCGCCGTCAGCGTGGAGGACCCGGTTTTGCAGGCCGAGGACAAGCTGGCCATCGTGCTGGGCACCGAGGGCGACGGTCTGGCCGCCAACACGATCGCCCGGTGCGATTACACCGTTATGATCCCCATGCAGCACGGCGTGGACAGCCTAAACGTAGCCGCCGCCAGCGCCGTGGCCTTCTGGCAGCTGCGTGCCAAATAG
- a CDS encoding MFS transporter translates to MGFLKKFTKQEISWMMYDWANSAHSVIVVTILPIFFDSVASCTADSVSSMSIWGYATSIAMAIVALAAPFLGVFGDIRGMRKKLFTAFLLLGVVSVAGLAFTPLMDFTSSTAVAGKVAMLVLVLYILSTIGFDASCIYYDAFLTDVTTEDRMDSVSTLGYGLGYIGGSTIPLLIFLIMNAVGVPMLTSLAIIFAITAVWWLVFSLPLLKNCEQTTGKPYEKGDIGASIKNVFTTMKEIGADKPMLVYILSYFFYIDGVHTIISMSTSYGTNLGLDSAGMLLALLLVQVLGLPFCLLYMKLAAKFGARTMVGVGICVYMFICIFAYFMNSLWQFWMLAVLCATSQGGIQALSRSMFGKLIPDKARSGEFFGFFDIFGKFSSILGPTLVGVVSAFAASKMMAAQGLTAVTATAEQVDAINKAAGPYGILSVILIIIAGAVLYFAVLPRTLKGDQRKI, encoded by the coding sequence ATGGGCTTCTTGAAAAAATTTACCAAGCAGGAGATCAGCTGGATGATGTACGACTGGGCCAACAGCGCCCACTCGGTCATCGTCGTTACCATCCTGCCCATCTTCTTTGACTCGGTGGCCAGCTGCACGGCGGACAGCGTTTCCAGTATGTCCATCTGGGGCTATGCCACCAGCATTGCCATGGCCATCGTCGCCCTGGCCGCGCCGTTTTTGGGCGTGTTTGGCGACATCCGCGGCATGCGCAAAAAGCTGTTTACTGCCTTTTTACTGCTGGGCGTTGTCTCGGTGGCAGGCCTGGCCTTTACGCCGCTGATGGACTTTACCTCCTCCACCGCTGTCGCCGGTAAGGTGGCCATGCTGGTGCTGGTGCTGTACATTTTAAGCACCATCGGCTTTGACGCCTCCTGCATTTATTACGACGCCTTTTTGACTGACGTTACCACCGAGGACCGCATGGATTCCGTCTCCACGCTTGGCTACGGCCTGGGCTACATCGGCGGCTCCACCATCCCGCTGCTGATCTTCCTCATCATGAACGCTGTCGGCGTGCCGATGCTGACGAGTTTGGCCATCATCTTTGCCATCACCGCCGTATGGTGGCTGGTGTTCAGCCTGCCGTTGCTGAAAAACTGCGAGCAGACCACCGGCAAACCCTACGAGAAGGGCGACATCGGCGCCAGCATCAAAAACGTGTTCACCACCATGAAGGAGATCGGCGCGGATAAGCCCATGCTGGTGTACATACTTTCGTACTTTTTCTACATCGACGGCGTGCATACCATCATCAGCATGTCCACCAGCTACGGCACCAACCTGGGGCTGGATTCCGCCGGTATGCTGCTGGCTCTGCTGCTGGTGCAGGTGTTGGGCCTGCCCTTCTGCCTGCTGTACATGAAGTTGGCCGCCAAGTTCGGCGCGCGCACCATGGTGGGCGTGGGTATCTGCGTGTACATGTTTATCTGCATCTTTGCGTACTTTATGAACAGCTTGTGGCAGTTCTGGATGCTGGCCGTGCTTTGCGCCACCAGCCAGGGCGGCATCCAGGCACTTTCCCGCTCGATGTTCGGCAAGCTCATCCCGGACAAGGCCCGCAGCGGTGAGTTCTTCGGTTTCTTTGATATTTTCGGTAAGTTTTCCTCCATCCTCGGCCCCACACTGGTGGGTGTCGTCAGCGCCTTTGCTGCCAGCAAAATGATGGCCGCCCAGGGCTTGACCGCCGTGACCGCCACGGCTGAGCAGGTAGACGCCATCAACAAGGCTGCCGGCCCCTACGGCATTTTGTCGGTCATCCTCATCATCATCGCGGGTGCGGTGCTCTACTTTGCCGTGCTGCCCCGCACCCTGAAAGGCGACCAGCGCAAGATTTGA
- a CDS encoding zinc dependent phospholipase C family protein: MPEGYTHVRTAQKAAAAIHYKVQCPAAFAAGANGPDSFFCYEVWKKRAKRHFDLPTLGNRMHEEKTGEFLRCLCRHVKSRPQVEYALGFLSHYAADTVVHPFVYAMCQPGQPYAGPGGHGYLEIALDSALHEEDTGSALVPVNDVSPLPTGEELADITALLHTCLLEVYGVDVSVEYLADAFYHTKVLRGLFPTKNPLKRGFFWLVEPLFGGRGFITGHISPRKLAPDMPDAWTDPFTGTEHTGGVFALLPKAERRSEEFMGAALLLWLDKYTEAEFAEKIGSMSYTEGCVTPASDPANEKETTT; the protein is encoded by the coding sequence ATGCCGGAAGGCTATACCCATGTGCGCACGGCGCAAAAGGCCGCGGCGGCCATCCATTATAAGGTGCAGTGCCCCGCTGCCTTTGCGGCGGGCGCCAACGGGCCGGACAGTTTCTTTTGCTATGAGGTGTGGAAAAAGCGCGCCAAGCGCCACTTTGACCTGCCCACCCTGGGCAACCGCATGCACGAGGAAAAGACCGGCGAATTTCTGCGCTGCCTGTGCCGCCACGTAAAAAGCCGCCCCCAGGTGGAGTATGCCCTGGGCTTTTTAAGCCACTACGCCGCCGACACGGTGGTGCATCCCTTCGTGTACGCCATGTGCCAGCCCGGCCAGCCCTACGCGGGCCCCGGAGGGCACGGCTACCTGGAGATCGCGCTGGACTCCGCCCTGCACGAGGAGGACACCGGCAGTGCGCTGGTGCCCGTCAACGATGTCAGCCCCCTGCCCACCGGTGAGGAACTGGCCGACATTACGGCGCTGCTGCACACATGCCTGCTGGAAGTCTACGGTGTGGATGTCTCGGTGGAGTACCTGGCCGATGCGTTCTACCACACCAAGGTGCTGCGCGGGCTGTTCCCCACAAAAAATCCGCTGAAGCGCGGGTTCTTCTGGCTGGTGGAGCCGCTCTTCGGCGGGCGCGGGTTCATAACGGGGCATATCTCGCCCCGCAAGCTGGCCCCCGACATGCCGGACGCCTGGACCGACCCCTTTACCGGCACCGAGCATACCGGCGGCGTGTTTGCCCTGCTGCCCAAGGCCGAGCGCCGCAGCGAGGAGTTTATGGGCGCAGCCCTGCTGCTTTGGCTGGACAAGTACACCGAAGCCGAATTTGCTGAGAAAATCGGCAGTATGAGTTATACCGAGGGTTGCGTGACACCCGCCAGCGACCCCGCCAACGAAAAGGAGACAACAACATGA
- a CDS encoding peptidylprolyl isomerase: MIRITMQNGKTIDIELDPKAAPITCENFEKLVKQGFYNGLTFHRVIPGFMIQGGCPEGTGMGGPGWHIKGEFLQNGVVNPIKHTRGVISMARAMDPNSAGSQFFIMHQDAPHLDGGYAAFGHVVSGMDVVDEIAAVSTDWNDKPRTPVVMEKVEII, encoded by the coding sequence ATGATCCGTATCACGATGCAGAACGGCAAGACCATCGACATTGAGCTGGACCCCAAGGCAGCTCCCATCACCTGCGAAAACTTTGAGAAGCTGGTCAAGCAGGGCTTTTACAACGGCCTGACCTTCCACCGCGTCATCCCCGGCTTTATGATCCAGGGCGGCTGCCCCGAGGGCACCGGCATGGGCGGCCCAGGCTGGCACATCAAGGGTGAGTTCCTGCAGAACGGCGTCGTCAACCCCATTAAACATACCCGCGGCGTCATCAGCATGGCCCGCGCTATGGACCCGAACTCCGCCGGCAGCCAGTTCTTCATCATGCACCAGGATGCACCCCACCTGGACGGCGGCTACGCTGCCTTCGGCCACGTGGTCTCCGGCATGGACGTCGTCGACGAGATCGCCGCCGTTTCCACCGACTGGAACGACAAACCCCGCACGCCGGTCGTGATGGAGAAAGTGGAGATTATCTAA
- a CDS encoding NAD-dependent 4,6-dehydratase LegB, translating into MAHTVMVTGADGFIGSHLTEELVKRGEKVRAFCLYNSFGSLGWIDTLPPEIRNEIDIFMGDVRDPNGVRTAMRGQERVFHLAALIAIPFSYHSPDSYVDTNIKGTLNVLNAARELDTQRVLVTSTSEVYGTAQYVPIDEKHPFQGQSPYSATKIGADRLAESFYRSFDLPVTIVRPFNTYGPRQSGRAIIPTIITQLLAGQTEIKLGSLTPTRDFNYVKDTANGFMTIADCDAAIGQELNIATGVEHSIGDLANELIAQINPNAKIVCEAERLRPEKSEVNRLLGDSTKLRNLTGWAPQYTFEQGLAATIEFLRGNLDQYKVGQYIL; encoded by the coding sequence ATGGCACATACCGTAATGGTTACCGGTGCAGACGGCTTTATTGGCAGCCACCTCACCGAAGAACTTGTCAAGCGCGGCGAAAAAGTTCGCGCCTTCTGCCTGTATAACTCTTTCGGCTCGCTGGGCTGGATCGACACCCTGCCGCCGGAGATCCGCAACGAGATCGACATCTTCATGGGCGACGTGCGTGACCCCAACGGCGTGCGCACCGCCATGCGCGGGCAGGAGCGTGTCTTCCACCTGGCCGCCCTCATCGCAATTCCGTTCTCCTACCACAGCCCGGACAGCTACGTGGACACCAACATCAAGGGCACCCTCAACGTCCTGAACGCCGCCCGCGAGCTGGACACCCAGCGCGTGCTGGTCACCTCCACCAGCGAGGTCTACGGCACAGCTCAGTATGTGCCCATCGACGAAAAGCACCCCTTCCAGGGTCAAAGCCCCTACTCGGCTACTAAAATCGGTGCTGACCGCCTGGCCGAAAGCTTCTACCGCAGCTTCGACCTGCCCGTCACTATCGTGCGCCCCTTCAACACCTACGGCCCGCGCCAGAGCGGCCGCGCCATCATCCCTACCATCATCACCCAGCTGTTGGCGGGCCAGACTGAGATCAAACTCGGCAGCCTGACCCCGACCCGCGACTTCAACTATGTCAAAGACACCGCCAACGGCTTTATGACCATCGCGGACTGCGATGCCGCCATTGGTCAGGAGCTGAACATTGCCACCGGCGTGGAGCACTCCATCGGTGACTTGGCCAACGAGCTGATCGCCCAGATCAACCCCAACGCCAAGATCGTCTGCGAGGCCGAGCGCCTGCGCCCCGAAAAGAGCGAAGTCAACCGCCTGCTGGGCGACTCCACCAAGCTGCGCAACCTGACCGGCTGGGCGCCCCAGTACACCTTTGAGCAGGGCCTTGCCGCTACCATCGAGTTCCTGCGCGGCAACCTGGACCAGTACAAGGTCGGCCAGTATATCCTGTAA